One region of Oceanipulchritudo coccoides genomic DNA includes:
- a CDS encoding M20 metallopeptidase family protein — protein MPQLKELFDRLDGLIQADAKSIQDVRRYLHAHPEPSGEETRTTAFIADQVESLGLNFRIGPDGRGLIVDFPGPNCKRYVALRADIDALRLQDEKTVSYRSRENNLMHACGHDAHTAMALGAIKALSKVPDALPEGIGWRCLFQPAEESATGAKDMISWNALDRVEAIVALHVDPALHAGQIGYREGSLTACCEEFEILVEGLGGHGARPHTTFDPIAAATQIVQTVYSVLPRSVDSRDPLVVSFGVIQGGINPNVIPESAQLRGTIRSTDSEHSRVAKQRIREVIDGVAQICQVRTSFSIAYSLPPVKNDPVLTGLCKSAVHDLVGDEGMVYVDKPSMGGEDFAWYLNECAGCMLRLGVGTPLKPVRHLHSSCFDVNESALPIGAKALTRSVVQIARHLENAD, from the coding sequence ATGCCTCAATTGAAGGAGTTGTTTGATCGCTTGGATGGCCTTATTCAGGCGGATGCCAAATCCATACAGGACGTGCGCCGCTATTTGCACGCGCATCCCGAACCAAGTGGAGAGGAAACACGCACCACGGCATTTATCGCCGACCAGGTGGAATCACTCGGCCTTAATTTCCGCATCGGTCCGGATGGCCGCGGCCTGATTGTTGATTTTCCCGGCCCGAACTGTAAGCGCTATGTTGCCCTGAGGGCGGATATTGATGCCCTTCGGCTGCAAGATGAGAAGACGGTTTCCTACCGTTCCCGTGAGAACAACTTGATGCACGCGTGCGGTCATGATGCGCACACGGCAATGGCCCTTGGCGCTATCAAGGCGCTCTCAAAAGTGCCCGATGCCCTGCCGGAAGGCATTGGCTGGCGGTGCTTGTTCCAACCGGCAGAGGAATCCGCAACAGGCGCAAAGGATATGATCAGCTGGAATGCCCTTGACCGCGTTGAAGCCATTGTGGCCCTTCATGTCGATCCGGCCCTTCATGCTGGCCAGATTGGCTACCGGGAAGGCTCCCTCACGGCTTGTTGTGAGGAGTTCGAGATTCTTGTCGAAGGCCTTGGAGGGCATGGGGCCCGCCCGCATACGACCTTTGATCCGATCGCTGCGGCTACCCAGATTGTCCAGACTGTCTATTCAGTCCTGCCAAGAAGCGTTGATTCCCGCGACCCGTTGGTTGTTTCCTTCGGCGTGATTCAGGGAGGGATCAACCCCAATGTCATTCCAGAGTCTGCCCAGCTCAGGGGAACCATCCGGAGCACCGATTCGGAACATTCCCGTGTAGCCAAACAGCGAATACGTGAAGTGATTGATGGAGTCGCCCAGATCTGCCAGGTACGCACCAGCTTTTCAATCGCCTACTCGCTTCCGCCTGTAAAGAACGACCCGGTTTTGACGGGTTTGTGCAAGTCGGCGGTTCATGATCTGGTCGGGGATGAAGGAATGGTCTATGTTGATAAGCCCAGCATGGGCGGTGAGGATTTTGCCTGGTACTTGAATGAGTGTGCCGGGTGCATGCTCAGGCTCGGAGTTGGAACTCCCCTCAAACCTGTTCGCCACCTGCATTCCTCCTGTTTTGATGTCAACGAATCCGCCCTGCCAATCGGGGCCAAGGCCCTCACCAGAAGTGTCGTTCAAATAGCCCGCCATCTGGAAAATGCCGACTAA